In Eulemur rufifrons isolate Redbay chromosome 2, OSU_ERuf_1, whole genome shotgun sequence, the sequence ATTCCatgcttctttttccttctgtgcatgtattacttaaaataatgacttttttaactttaaaaatatataaataaaagataaaagggTACTTCAATTAATTATCTCCAGAATATATAAGTCAAAAAAGCAAGTAAGAATAGTGGATTTGGGGTGGAGGGAACCTCGCACTGAATAATCTTACGTCTTTTTACTTTTGAATCTCCTGAGTATACTtactgttataaataaataaaacttaggCAAATAGATAGTTATTAGAAAGGTGAAACTAAACTAACAGCTGCATGGTGGTCCAGTTAATTAATAAGTCTGTTTAAGAAGCTGAGGGGTTATACTGTGGACTTTGTCACCCAGGTGGGGGAGATGGGCAGCGCCCCCCTCACCACTGCTGGTCTCCTGGGGTGTGGCATCCACAACCTGCCACCCATCGAAGCCTGAGGGCAGGTCCGGCCTCTTCATCCAGCAGTCATTCCACACATGGAAGTTCCTGGGTGGGCACCAAGGGAGGGCTGGGTCTGAGCCTCCTGTCcagggcctccccagccccccgcctGCCTGCCCTCCGCGCCCGAGCCTTGGGACACTGCTCCTCCGCAGGGACGGGCAGTCCAGCCCCTGCTCACCAAACAGAATCATGGTTCAGGTGCTCAAGTGGCTTCATGTTCTCATCAAAGTAGATGTCCATGGTGAGGGACGTGTCTGTGTCATGTGCGGAGTTGAAGTTGGTGACGGTACGGGCGGCCAGACCCAGGCAGCGCAGCACTGTGGAGGAGCAGGGGTTGGGTTTGAGAGCAAGGAGGGGGGCAGGTGAGGCATCAGATCAGGAATATCAGGGGAAAAGGGGCACTGGGACTGCCAAGCTGGGCACAGAGTACCATGGTCAGGGTCACCAGGTTCAGGAGGCCTTTGGGCCACAGAGCACTTGGGATTAGGGGAAGCTAGGCCACCTGCCTTGCCCAGTCCCTGCctgtcccttctcccccctcTCCCTTAGGCCTCTCTCTGTTGTTAACACTAATTAATGATAATTAAGGCCAACCGGTTGTCCACCCCCACCCGCCCGCACTGTAGCCACAGCTGGGCCTGGCTGGGTGAGGGTGGAGCctggcttccctccctcctcctcataGGGCCCAGACCACGCCTGTCCCGGGCCCTCCACTACCTGTGGTGGTCACGCCAGCAAAGACCCAGCACTGGCCATAGGGCACAGAATAGCCCGTGCGTAGGTAGCTGAGCAGGATCTCCACGCTGCCCACCCACGCTGACGGGTTAGTGCCTCGGGAGTAATCGCCAGACCAGTTCCCAATCAGGACTCCATTGTCATCCAGGGAGTTCACCTGCCCAGGACAGGATGGGGTGGGGCCGAGTTGGAGGACGGGCTCAGGGTCTGCCACGTTATCCCCAGAGCAGCCCCTGACCCTGTaaccacccctcacccctaaatGCCTCAGGATCTAGACATCAGCCTGAGCCCCACCCACCTCTCCCCTGAGCCATGTGCCCTCCCACCTCTGGTCTGACACAGGAATGTGAATCCTGGGTGTGCCAAGTTTTGGGGCTGGCCCTACATTCCACGGGAGCTGGGATAGGAGCcaggaagggtggggtggggttgggggggaggtgagggagagaagaggaggagtgAGACCCCTTCCTGTAATACCCTTTgcaagggcagggccagggctggggcagggaaggcaaCAGGTGGACACACAGTAGGGCTCAGAGACACGAAGGTGCTCACCATGGCGGAGATGACCCGGGAGACACTGACTGGGTCCCCGCGGCCTCCATACGGCATCCCCCGCCGGTCCAAGATGTACAGGCAGGCATCCAGCACTCCGTGGTCAAACTGGAAGAGCGGGGGGCAGAGGTGACAGTGGGCCACAGTCACCTCTGCCCTCTACAGCTGAGCACTAACCCTAGGCCAGCACCCTGCCCCACCTCTACCCCCTGCTCCCAAATGCATGTGACCCTGGCCAGCCATACCTGGCCGTAGTTCCAGGTCCGCTCGCCAATCTGCGCCTCGGTCCCATAGTAAATTCTCCCCGACTCGTTAAGCACATACTCCTGCCGCCAGTCCTCGTGGTCCACATACACGATGTCCTCTGTGTCCCCGAACACATATCTGGTTCCCTCCAGCCCTCTCCCCGGGCCCCACATGCTCCTCGCCAGTTCTGCAGGACTCATGTCCGCAGAGGAAAATGAGCAGATGCCTCTAGCCTGATGGGTCTGCTCTCGGGAACGAAGGAGGGAGCATGGCAGGGACGGTGGGGCAGGTTGGCCATAGCCAGGGCCCTTCACCAGGAGAGGTGaggctggctgtgtgaccttgagcggGTCACCATTCTGCACTGGGCCTGCACTACACCTGAACAATGGGAGGCTGGCTTCTCCTAAGCCAGCACCTGGGCACCCAGCCGGGTCCTAGGGAAAGaagtcctgccctccctcctacCCACCCTCTGCTCCTGAGCCCACTGCTCACCTGGGCACCAGGGGTTGAAGAGAACGTAGATCTCATTGTGGGGGTCAAAGGGCAACTGGAACTCCCCAGCGTCTGTGTGTGTGCGGACTGTGAACTGGAACTTGCCGATGATGGCGTTGGGGGAGGTGTGGACCCGCAGATTCAGGTCTTTCCCATTGGCCTTGGTCACCTGGGCCTTccagcccccactgccccccTTGCCCACGGGGATGATCACATGCGTGCCCTTGCCCACCTCAGGGTTGTTACCTAGAGTGGGGGAATGGGCGATTAGCAGGTGAGGCCTCCCCGAGGAGAGGGGATGGAGCTTTGCTTTCTCTCAGCCCCACCCAAGGTGTGTGTCAGCCACTGTGTCTGTGTGCCTGAGTTGGACTATCATCTTATTCTGTGACAGTCTCCCTCACAGCAGGTCTGTCCCCACCCGATGCTTGCCCACATGCCAGGGCAGGGCCCCAGTCCAACATCCCAAACCTGTTCCCCTGATGCTGAACTCAGAGGTAGGGAGGAGAGACCAGGGCCACTGTCACACTCTGCCTGTCTGCCTGTCTCAGTGCCTGGCTGGAGGGGCAGAGCCGTCCGGGCTGGCTGCAGAGCCCCCAGCCCCATATGCGAGGGCAGTCCAGATCCTGAAGGCCAACCCTGCCTGTTCCCTGTGGCTGCAGCTTCCAGAGCCCCGGGCATCCctggtggaggtggtggggaTACCTGGGAAAttagaggctgaggtgggcaagGTTAGGCCCTAATCAAAGGGTAGGAGGAGTCGCCTGCCCCTGGCAGAGGCATAATCACCAGCCTGGGAAGTCAACGGCCACCAGGCAACGCGGTGAGGGAGGCATCTGCCCTGGGCCATGGGGACAGAGATACAGAGACTGAAAGAGACAGAGttggggggggcggaggggagagagagagcagaaatGCAGCCATATCCTGGGGAAAGAGCAGACCCAGAAAGGACACACCTTGAGGCAGCAATGCTGAAGGAAACACGGGGGCAGACCCTGAAGAAGGACTCTGAGACAGATGCCCCTGGAGGCTTGAGGAGGGTGAACTTGGGACTGTCCCTGAGACACACCCCTAGGGGCACAGACACACTTGCACCTGCCTTATCTGGCAGAGGTGAGGAGTAGTACGGGGAGGAGCCTAAAGACCTCTCTGACCCTAATGCCAGCTGCTTCCTCCCAAATCTAGGGCCCTTGCCCTTCCCGATCCAGGCCCCACTGACCGATGAGCAGCTCCAGGGTGATACGATCGGAGGACTCGTAGGGCCGGGACAGGAGGATGACTATGTGGAAAGGCTGCCCGCGGCGCACAATCAGCTCGTCGTACTCGAACTCGTCCGTGTGGTGCTCTCGTCGGTTCTGGTCTGAGCGTGAGCTCAGCAGATCCACACCGGTCACCACCAGCATGCCCTCTGCAAGGCCACAGCTCTGGGTCAGTGGAGCCCCCAAGGGGAGCCCAGGCCTCTATCATCAGCGTCCCAGCCGCCCAGGCAGGCCAGGATGAGTCTTGGGTCCCACTAAGGCCTTTCCGCTCTCAGCTGAGGTGGACGGGCTGGCCTCACCTCGAATGGTGCCATCTCCTGCTGCGTTTACTCCGCTGCCCCGGGAGCCAGGCCGGCGGGAGTCTGAGCCCCGGGAGTCAGTTCTTCGACCCCCAGAGCGGGACCCTCGACCCCTGGAGCCAGAGGGTTCGGGCCCCCAGTCATCATCCGCCTCATTTCGGCATGAGCAGCAGCCGCAGCAGCGAGCCCAGAAGCCTCTTCTGTGAGAACGTCTGTCTGGCTCTGGCTCGGGCTCTGGAGAAGGTGTGGTAGGGGGCTGCAAGGGGTTCCCGCCCCAGCGGCCCACATCTGAGCGAGGCCCGTCCATCATCCCTgtgaggaagaggcagggagtcTCCTTTACCCAGGAGGCCGCAGCCAGCCCACTCAGAAACCCTGACCCAGCAATCTGACCTTGACTGGGAGATtccacagccccagcccctgcagctAGAGACACTTTCCAAAGACTCCATTTAGACTCACCCAGAGAAGCTTTCCATACTGCGAGGGGAGCCTTCCCCGCACTCCCACGTAGACATCACCCAAATCACATCCAAAAAACAGATGCCCAATGGAGAAACCCACTCAAGGATCCACCCCGGGAAATGTACACAGTTCCCTGCGTGGACACTTGTCACAGCCTCAAGACCCAGCTGCACAGACAGACCCAAGTGCCCCAGCATCTCTCCACCTGCCGGCTCCTCAGTCTGGAGGTCCACGACACTGACCGCCTCTAGGACCCACTTCTAAGCAGAGATCCCCCAACACAGGCAGGTGGCCCGAGGCCCGGGGTCCTTGGCATCCCCATACCGGGGCAAACCCCTTGCAGGGCTGCCAGCAGGGGCGGGGCGCGGCAGGTGCCAGGAGCCCGCGCTGAGCTCCGGGGAAAGCGGAGTCTCAGCGTGTCGGGGCAGCCCGGCGGGGCTGGCAGGTCGGCCGCCCGGCACCCCACCTTGCTGGGGCTGGAGCTTGGGGCGCTGCCCCCAGACGGCGACGGCCCTGGGCTCAGCACCGCGGTGCCGGTTGGAGCCTCTCACCTGGCAGCGGTACTGGCGACGGCAGCGCTGAGTCCTGGCGGGACCGATGGGACGGGACGGATGGGCTGGACGCCGCCGCCTGAGTAGAAGGTGTGGGGCCGGCCGGGTAAGTGGTTTATGAGAGGGGAGGGCGGGGCGAGCTGCGGGGATGAAGGGGAAGCCAGGTTGCACCATCCCCTGGAGGAAGAGGCCGGGCCTCCGCGGGACCGTCTCTAGAGGTAGGGGCGGGAAATGGGGACCAGCCCCACCTGCTTTCCCCTTTCTAGGAACTGGGCTGACGCTGGGCAAGAGGTGGGGTCTgtcagggctgaggctggggagaaAATGGAAGGCTTTGGTGGGGTCCACGGGTGTGATGGACCCCACACCAGGCTGATTCCTGCCAGAACTGGCATGTGGGGAGCCCCTTTTCCCAGATGAAGAAGCCCAAGGACAATGGAGCAGGGAGCTCCTTCCACCCATAACCCCGTCTGGCCCACCTTCTGGCCCCGAGCTCAGGCTGCCTACCTCTGCTGTCACAGGCAcctgctgccacctccccacAGCCCAGGCCAGGCTCACCTGTAAAGTGGCCCATGGGCCTAGGCCTGGAACTTATCCTGCCGGGAGGTCCCCGGATCCCAGACTGCAGACTGGTGACATCAGCAGCCAGGCCCTCAGACTGGCTCCACCAGCCAGCCCCTGACCTGCCGGCTCTTCCAGATctgacccccacccccttctATCCCTGCTTCCTGCTGATGCTCCACAGCCCCTGGCATGAgtgagctgcccccaccccctcagCTTCTGTGTCTCTCAAGTTTGGGATTAGGGGGATCAGAGTGAAGCAATCTCTTGTTTTCTCCCCCAGCCTGGACGCATGGGAGAGGCTTAGGTGGGAACCGAGGCTCCCTCCCAAGGCTGCAGAGCAACCCCTTCTCTCAGCGAGAGGAGCATCTGGTCAGCAGGAGCCAAGGATTCCCTTCTCCAACCTAGAATTCTTCCTGGGAATCCAGGCCAACAGGCTACAGGACCTCCCCAGTGCTCATCTTAACTCCACCCCTGACACTGGGAGCAATGCCAGGGATGCCACCAAGACAGCCCCAAGCAGAGAGGAGGCTAGGCATCTTCCATCAGACGCTCCATAGGTCCCATTCTTAGGTCCATCAGCAAGGGGCCTCTCCCTTCCATCCCACTGGTGTCCCAGCTCTGTCCATGGGCCACCAGACAGAAGACTGAAAACAGGGTTGGCAAGAAGGCACAAGGAAGCAGACTCCAGGAGAGGCTGTTTGGTGACGCAGGCAGGGAAGTGCCTCCGAGTGGGGACAGAGAGGCTCCAGGACCTGGCAGGGAGCCCTCCACAGCCACACTACATTTTTTCTGTACAGCTCCAACCCCCAGAATCTTTGGGGGGGGGtcctgccccacctccaacaccctCAGCAGACACACCAGCAGGAATCAAATTCCAGCAGGTATGAAGCAGGTCAGCCAAAGGGCTTCACTGAAGTGCTAGGTGTGCTATCACTTTGGATACGGGAAGGGGCAGGGCCCTGACTGTCCCGATGTGTGTGAGCGCATGTGGGCCCAGGCAGATCccacagaagcaggaaaatgcctttgtcacactctctctctctctctctcgttttaatcaatctttctctctccccacccagccaGGTTTGACTCAGTGTCCTAATCTCTGAGCCgctcccctttcctctctccagGAGGCCCGGTGCCTCAGCACTTTCAAAGTCAGGACaaggtgtgtgtggtggggtgggggtgggggcaccacagGAGCAGATACCCAGCTGGTACCTCTGAGAGGAGGCCAGGCCTCTGCCCAACCGTTCCCTATCAGTACAGAAGCAAGAACATGAGTCTGGAGTCCTAGACCAAGGGGCACAGATGCCTTTGGTTCCAGCACTTAAGAGCTCAgtaccttgggcaagtcatagcagcagttttctcatcagcacaaTGAGCTCTCATCCCTGAGAGTGTGTGAGACCAAATGGAATCAAGTAATTTCAAGGGCTCTTTAACCGCAGAATGCTATTCATGGGCACTGACGCTGCTGTTATAACAGGGTAGGGCAGGGGTGCCCTGGCCCATTCTCCCTGGGAACACAGAACACCTGAGCCTTCTCAG encodes:
- the TGM1 gene encoding protein-glutamine gamma-glutamyltransferase K: MMDGPRSDVGRWGGNPLQPPTTPSPEPEPEPDRRSHRRGFWARCCGCCSCRNEADDDWGPEPSGSRGRGSRSGGRRTDSRGSDSRRPGSRGSGVNAAGDGTIREGMLVVTGVDLLSSRSDQNRREHHTDEFEYDELIVRRGQPFHIVILLSRPYESSDRITLELLIGNNPEVGKGTHVIIPVGKGGSGGWKAQVTKANGKDLNLRVHTSPNAIIGKFQFTVRTHTDAGEFQLPFDPHNEIYVLFNPWCPEDIVYVDHEDWRQEYVLNESGRIYYGTEAQIGERTWNYGQFDHGVLDACLYILDRRGMPYGGRGDPVSVSRVISAMVNSLDDNGVLIGNWSGDYSRGTNPSAWVGSVEILLSYLRTGYSVPYGQCWVFAGVTTTVLRCLGLAARTVTNFNSAHDTDTSLTMDIYFDENMKPLEHLNHDSVWNFHVWNDCWMKRPDLPSGFDGWQVVDATPQETSSGIFCCGPCSVESVKNGLVYMKYDTPFIFAEVNSDKVYWQRQDDGSFKIVYVEEKAIGSLIVTKAIGSNMREDITYTYKYPEGSEAERKAVETAAAHGSKPNVYATRDSAEDVAMQVEAQDAVMGQDLTVSVLLTNRSSSSRTVKLHLYLSVTFYTGVTGTIFKETKKEVVLAPGASDRVAMPVAYKEYQPHLVDQGAMLLNVSGHVKENGQVLAKQHTFRLRTPDLSLTLLGAAVVGQECEVQIVFKNPLPVTLTNVVFRLEGSGLQRPKILNVGDIGGNETVTLRQTFVPVRPGPRQLIASLDSPQLSQVHGVIQVDVAPATGGGSFFSDARGDSHSGEAIPMASRGGA